The following are encoded together in the Clostridium sp. BJN0013 genome:
- a CDS encoding FeoB-associated Cys-rich membrane protein — protein sequence MSTVIVGVILFGIIAFAGYKTYKSHKGGSGCGCGCSGCDKSEEH from the coding sequence ATGTCTACTGTCATAGTTGGAGTAATTTTATTTGGCATAATAGCATTTGCTGGATATAAAACTTATAAGTCTCACAAAGGAGGCAGCGGTTGTGGCTGTGGTTGCTCTGGCTGCGATAAATCTGAAGAACATTAA
- a CDS encoding IS91 family transposase, whose protein sequence is MSELRKQMKIYMDLKGYSPITTKYYINHVGNFAKYHKKSPNLLGEKEIQEYLHYCITKRCLTEGSVGSIYTALKILYTKVLNRTWDINKIPRIKECRRLPVVLSPEGIKAIFDAAPNIKHKAIFMTIYSAGLRVSEVCNLKVTDIDSKNMQIFIRQGKCKKDRYSLLSELNLQVLREYWKEYKLPFHIKKVIWNIISCRTSKLGGHMDECEECGHIKISYNSCRDRHCPKCQTLKKEKWIEDRKNDLLPVPYFHVVFTIPEELNFLVLTNQKEMYSILFKSVSETLLELSKDAKYLGAEIGFTTILHTWGQNLMNHPHIHCIVTGGGISFDGVRWINSKEDFFIPVKVLSAKFRGKFLYYLKKEYYSNTKLKFTVGIEDLKYKDVFHCFLDKLYKKEWVVYCKAPFKSSEHVFEYLGRYTHRVAISNNRILALENGLVSFKWRDYRDNNKEKVMTVTAEEFIRRFLMHVLPPKFVKIRHYGILSNRNRRTKLKKCKMILKAPVSESKAKLNLTTAEFILKVAGIDINKCPCCSGKMVTMRKIEPRISGPPDKNSKTA, encoded by the coding sequence ATGTCAGAATTAAGAAAACAAATGAAAATCTATATGGATTTGAAAGGGTACAGTCCAATTACTACAAAATATTATATTAATCACGTTGGCAATTTTGCAAAATACCATAAAAAATCACCTAATTTATTGGGTGAAAAAGAAATACAAGAGTATTTACACTATTGTATCACAAAAAGATGTTTGACAGAAGGATCTGTAGGTTCAATTTATACAGCCCTTAAAATTTTATATACAAAAGTTTTAAACCGGACCTGGGATATTAATAAAATCCCGAGAATAAAAGAATGTAGAAGGTTACCTGTTGTATTATCGCCTGAAGGGATAAAAGCTATTTTTGATGCTGCCCCAAATATTAAACACAAGGCAATTTTTATGACAATTTATTCTGCAGGATTAAGAGTAAGTGAGGTTTGCAATCTCAAAGTAACAGATATAGACAGTAAAAATATGCAAATATTTATAAGGCAGGGTAAATGTAAAAAAGATCGATATTCACTTTTATCAGAATTAAATCTTCAAGTTCTAAGGGAGTACTGGAAAGAATATAAACTGCCATTCCACATTAAAAAGGTAATTTGGAATATTATCTCATGCAGGACGTCAAAGTTAGGCGGTCACATGGATGAATGTGAAGAATGCGGCCATATTAAAATTTCTTATAATTCTTGTAGAGATAGACACTGTCCTAAATGCCAGACATTAAAAAAAGAAAAATGGATTGAAGATAGAAAAAATGACTTATTACCAGTACCATATTTTCATGTTGTATTCACTATACCTGAAGAACTAAATTTTTTGGTACTTACAAATCAGAAAGAGATGTATTCTATTTTGTTTAAGTCTGTATCAGAAACTCTTCTGGAACTTTCAAAGGATGCAAAGTATCTTGGTGCAGAAATAGGTTTTACAACAATACTGCATACTTGGGGACAAAATCTTATGAATCATCCCCATATTCATTGTATAGTTACCGGTGGCGGAATATCTTTTGATGGGGTAAGGTGGATTAATTCCAAGGAAGATTTTTTTATACCTGTTAAGGTCCTGTCTGCAAAATTTCGCGGAAAATTTTTATACTATCTTAAAAAAGAATACTACAGCAATACCAAATTAAAATTTACTGTCGGTATTGAAGATTTAAAATACAAGGATGTTTTTCACTGCTTTTTAGACAAGTTGTATAAAAAAGAATGGGTGGTTTATTGTAAAGCTCCATTTAAGAGCAGTGAACATGTATTTGAATATTTAGGAAGATATACACACAGGGTTGCAATTTCAAACAACAGAATTCTTGCTCTTGAAAATGGACTTGTGAGTTTTAAATGGAGAGATTACCGGGATAATAATAAAGAAAAAGTTATGACAGTTACAGCTGAAGAATTCATACGTAGATTTTTAATGCATGTGCTGCCACCTAAATTTGTTAAGATAAGACATTATGGAATCTTAAGTAATCGCAACCGTAGAACAAAACTTAAAAAATGTAAGATGATTCTTAAAGCTCCGGTGAGTGAAAGCAAAGCTAAATTAAATTTAACAACAGCAGAGTTTATTTTAAAAGTTGCAGGAATAGATATAAATAAATGTCCATGCTGTAGTGGCAAAATGGTAACCATGAGGAAAATAGAACCGAGGATTTCGGGACCACCAGATAAAAATTCTAAAACGGCATAG